One Amycolatopsis sp. NBC_00355 genomic window carries:
- a CDS encoding ferritin-like domain-containing protein, with product MFGKRYAASMINRSAENDQDRRRFLKAAGMTGLGVVGAGALGGLVAGPASAATVRPAAAAAAAGGVSDAAVLNFALNLEYLEAEFYLHAVTGRGLDDAMTTGTGARGGVTGGRAVRFQTRAAKQYAQEIAGDEKAHVRFLRSALGSAAVSRPAIDLRSSFTAAAQAAGLVKPGQSFDAFSCEENFLLAAFLFEDVGVTAYKGAAPLITNKTYLEAAAGILAVEAYHAANIRSALYQRGDANATVKLSAARDSLDGPGDDDQGVIDSHGNANIVPTDANGIAYSRSPGQVLNIVYLTNKAATSGGFFPKGVNGEVNTSAAH from the coding sequence GTGTTTGGCAAACGTTATGCCGCTTCGATGATCAACCGGAGCGCGGAGAACGACCAGGACCGCCGCCGCTTCCTCAAGGCGGCCGGGATGACCGGCCTCGGCGTCGTCGGCGCCGGTGCGCTCGGCGGCCTCGTCGCGGGGCCCGCGTCCGCGGCCACCGTCCGGCCCGCCGCCGCGGCCGCCGCGGCCGGTGGGGTGAGCGACGCCGCCGTCCTCAACTTCGCCCTCAACCTCGAGTACCTCGAAGCCGAGTTCTACCTCCACGCCGTCACCGGCCGCGGCCTCGACGACGCCATGACCACCGGCACCGGCGCCCGCGGCGGCGTCACCGGCGGACGCGCCGTCCGATTCCAGACCCGCGCCGCCAAGCAGTACGCCCAGGAGATCGCCGGCGACGAGAAAGCGCACGTCCGGTTCCTGCGCTCGGCCCTCGGCTCGGCGGCGGTCAGCCGGCCCGCCATCGACCTGCGGTCCAGCTTCACGGCCGCCGCGCAGGCCGCCGGGCTCGTGAAGCCCGGGCAGAGCTTCGACGCGTTCTCCTGCGAGGAGAACTTCCTGCTCGCCGCGTTCCTCTTCGAAGACGTCGGCGTCACGGCCTACAAGGGTGCCGCGCCGCTGATCACCAACAAGACCTACCTCGAAGCCGCGGCCGGCATCCTCGCCGTCGAGGCCTACCACGCGGCCAACATCCGCAGCGCGCTCTACCAGCGCGGCGACGCCAACGCCACGGTCAAGCTGTCGGCCGCCCGCGACAGCCTCGACGGGCCGGGCGACGACGACCAGGGCGTCATCGACAGCCACGGCAACGCCAACATCGTCCCCACCGACGCGAACGGCATCGCCTACAGCCGCTCGCCCGGCCAGGTCCTCAACATCGTCTACCTGACGAACAAGGCCGCCACCTCCGGCGGCTTCTTCCCCAAGGGGGTCAACGGCGAGGTGAACACCAGCGCCGCCCACTGA
- the mug gene encoding G/U mismatch-specific DNA glycosylase, producing MPDDDQAAVVLPDVLAQDLRVVFVGINPGLAAAAAGHSFHGAGNRFWPALHRSGFTPRRLRAEEERLLPDWGLGITSIVRRPTARAAQLSRDELVAGGEDLAERVRAVRPQWLAILGVTGYRVAFGAPRARLGPQPGTLGGARVWIVPNPSGLNAHFPPAALAVEFARMRAAAGVPDRSGILGDGPFPGTRALTRAAGPGPPPEAVRRPRPAVSGRRWCSPRR from the coding sequence ATGCCCGACGACGATCAAGCCGCCGTGGTCCTGCCGGACGTGCTCGCGCAGGACCTGCGGGTGGTGTTCGTCGGGATCAACCCCGGCCTCGCGGCCGCGGCGGCCGGGCACAGCTTCCACGGCGCCGGCAACCGGTTCTGGCCCGCCCTGCACCGCTCCGGGTTCACCCCGCGGCGGCTGCGCGCGGAGGAGGAACGGCTCCTGCCGGACTGGGGGCTGGGCATCACCAGCATCGTGCGCCGCCCGACGGCCCGCGCCGCGCAGCTGTCCCGCGACGAACTCGTCGCGGGCGGCGAAGACCTCGCCGAACGGGTCCGGGCGGTCCGGCCGCAGTGGCTGGCGATCCTGGGCGTCACCGGCTACCGGGTGGCGTTCGGCGCACCCCGGGCCCGGCTCGGTCCGCAGCCCGGGACGCTCGGCGGCGCCCGCGTGTGGATCGTGCCCAACCCCAGCGGCCTCAACGCGCACTTCCCGCCCGCGGCGCTCGCCGTCGAGTTCGCCCGGATGCGGGCCGCCGCCGGTGTGCCCGACCGTTCCGGGATCCTCGGCGACGGCCCGTTCCCCGGAACCCGGGCACTGACCCGCGCCGCGGGTCCCGGGCCGCCCCCCGAGGCGGTCCGGCGCCCGCGGCCGGCGGTCAGTGGGCGGCGCTGGTGTTCACCTCGCCGTTGA